The proteins below come from a single Nitrospiraceae bacterium genomic window:
- a CDS encoding DUF433 domain-containing protein, translated as MPSEQLLSRITIDPQICHGKPCIRGLRYPVDWLLELMSSGMSNKQILGDYSDLEEADLQAACAFGARLARVQRIEPVVG; from the coding sequence ATGCCCAGTGAACAACTGTTATCCCGCATCACGATTGATCCTCAGATTTGTCACGGCAAACCCTGCATCCGTGGGCTGCGGTATCCGGTCGATTGGTTATTGGAACTCATGAGCAGCGGCATGTCGAATAAGCAAATCTTAGGCGACTATTCGGACTTGGAGGAGGCTGATCTTCAAGCCGCCTGTGCGTTCGGGGCACGACTAGCGCGTGTACAACGAATTGAGCCGGTGGTGGGGTGA
- a CDS encoding DUF5615 family PIN-like protein: protein MKFLVDAQLPQYLAKELTRAGYDTLHTLDLPHGNHTRDEELAALATREDRILITKDSDFVTTFHLQHSPPKLLLVSTGNIDNAALLQLFLTNLVHLERALIENDFVELGRTALTIHG, encoded by the coding sequence GTGAAATTCCTTGTCGATGCGCAACTACCCCAATACCTCGCTAAAGAATTGACGCGGGCCGGTTACGACACACTCCATACCCTAGACCTTCCACACGGGAACCATACGCGGGACGAAGAGTTGGCCGCCCTTGCCACTCGCGAGGATCGCATCCTGATTACCAAGGATAGTGACTTCGTCACCACCTTTCATCTCCAACACAGTCCACCCAAGCTCTTACTGGTTTCCACCGGCAATATTGATAATGCAGCCCTCCTGCAACTGTTCCTCACAAATCTTGTTCACCTGGAACGCGCGCTCATCGAAAATGATTTCGTGGAACTAGGCCGAACGGCACTCACTATCCACGGATAA
- a CDS encoding type II toxin-antitoxin system HicB family antitoxin: MSNVESFKIELEQEDDGRWIGEIAALSGVIAYVSTREYALVAVQALALRVLADRLDHGEVAPDELMNVSFVGA; encoded by the coding sequence ATGTCGAATGTAGAATCCTTCAAAATTGAACTTGAGCAGGAAGATGACGGGCGATGGATTGGTGAGATTGCTGCCCTGTCGGGGGTGATCGCCTACGTGTCAACCAGGGAATACGCATTGGTAGCCGTGCAGGCCTTGGCTTTGCGTGTGTTAGCTGACCGATTAGATCACGGTGAGGTAGCGCCGGACGAATTGATGAACGTCTCTTTTGTTGGCGCATGA
- a CDS encoding outer membrane beta-barrel protein, whose amino-acid sequence MGVNAGWTPSVRAEFEVDFYGGLAKTENGQVEGQVRNVPFSGSPVTTSKDLKEDAKFKNALTVGGRVTYWTKTIPWLGVAFDGSYFKADAKNANIEIPVYGFSLLMMMRYPLFPNEQFPQGRLEPYFGVGPEFGFSKSTVEFENDGGKTKIKENMDGFGVDVRGGMLWRLHRHWGIFTEYRFTYLDINDKSIPRDYSRQNEEGTINFENLGAKLTTHYFLVGISFRF is encoded by the coding sequence ATGGGAGTGAACGCAGGATGGACTCCTTCTGTTCGGGCAGAATTCGAGGTGGATTTCTATGGGGGTTTGGCCAAGACGGAGAATGGTCAAGTGGAAGGGCAGGTGCGAAATGTGCCATTTTCAGGGAGTCCCGTCACTACTTCCAAAGATCTCAAGGAGGATGCGAAATTCAAAAATGCCTTGACGGTAGGGGGACGCGTGACCTACTGGACGAAGACCATTCCCTGGCTAGGCGTGGCGTTTGATGGCTCGTATTTTAAGGCTGACGCCAAAAACGCCAATATTGAGATTCCCGTTTATGGGTTCTCCCTCTTGATGATGATGCGGTATCCCTTATTCCCGAATGAACAGTTTCCTCAGGGAAGGTTAGAGCCCTACTTTGGGGTCGGTCCCGAATTCGGTTTTTCTAAAAGCACTGTTGAGTTCGAAAACGATGGTGGCAAAACCAAGATTAAGGAAAACATGGATGGTTTTGGTGTTGATGTACGAGGGGGCATGTTGTGGCGTCTACATCGACATTGGGGGATCTTTACCGAATATCGATTTACGTATTTAGATATAAACGATAAGTCAATTCCCAGGGATTATAGTCGTCAGAATGAGGAGGGCACCATAAATTTTGAAAATCTGGGAGCCAAACTGACCACACATTATTTCCTGGTGGGTATTTCCTTTCGCTTTTAG
- a CDS encoding prolyl oligopeptidase family serine peptidase, with the protein MSWKLLYWILGLIVVLPLFNFLLGVHPPRFQTDDDPKRYGLDYESVSFPTSDGLTLRGWFIPTASAARESWRQGGMAWNTCGTVLVGHGYPFDKANILRHALFLHPRFHLLLFDFRYFGESDGAYTTAGLLETRDVHAAVEYVKSRGDVNPERIGALGFSMSASAFIMARHPDVKAIVADSPYGTLEGLIARQFFFFPGFTKWPLVALTKFYARLFLGVRVNDAVPSEVVRNLNTPLLIIHGDAESQIPLEHSRTIYANADPEKTALWIVRGADHGFAHGLEGPRYEVRVREFLEKHLCADAPT; encoded by the coding sequence GTGAGCTGGAAATTGCTGTATTGGATCCTTGGGCTTATAGTTGTCTTGCCATTGTTCAATTTTCTGCTGGGTGTGCATCCGCCAAGATTTCAAACGGATGATGACCCCAAGCGCTACGGGTTGGACTACGAATCGGTTTCATTCCCCACCTCTGATGGGTTAACCCTGAGAGGGTGGTTTATTCCCACAGCCTCTGCAGCACGGGAATCATGGCGCCAAGGAGGGATGGCATGGAATACGTGCGGGACTGTCCTGGTGGGCCATGGCTATCCTTTTGATAAAGCCAATATCCTTCGGCATGCGCTCTTCCTGCATCCCCGCTTTCATCTTCTCCTGTTTGACTTCCGGTATTTCGGTGAGAGTGATGGTGCCTATACCACGGCGGGTCTATTAGAAACCCGTGATGTCCATGCCGCCGTTGAGTATGTCAAAAGCCGGGGCGATGTGAATCCGGAACGAATCGGGGCGCTGGGGTTTTCCATGAGCGCATCAGCCTTCATCATGGCTCGGCATCCCGATGTCAAAGCCATTGTGGCCGATAGTCCCTATGGCACTCTGGAAGGACTCATTGCCCGGCAGTTTTTCTTCTTTCCGGGCTTCACGAAATGGCCGCTTGTCGCACTGACAAAATTCTATGCCCGGCTCTTCCTGGGTGTACGAGTCAATGATGCGGTCCCGTCCGAAGTCGTGCGGAATCTTAACACCCCTTTGCTGATTATCCATGGGGATGCCGAATCGCAGATCCCTCTTGAGCATTCGCGGACCATTTACGCCAACGCCGATCCCGAAAAGACAGCGCTCTGGATTGTCCGGGGGGCTGACCATGGCTTTGCCCATGGGCTGGAGGGACCTCGATATGAGGTGCGAGTGAGAGAGTTCCTTGAGAAGCATTTGTGCGCAGATGCACCTACCTAA
- a CDS encoding type II toxin-antitoxin system VapC family toxin, whose translation MIYWDTSALVKQFLAEVGSEEVLALRTQDLPHATSMITYSEIFSALRRRVRERFLPAGHYRTVIDLFKRDWPAFVRVQLDEEIIMLSAKLIERHPLRTLDAIHLASVLQLQQLVGEPSLLVSSDSQLLQAARAENVTVRHIAL comes from the coding sequence GTGATCTATTGGGATACGAGCGCGCTGGTGAAGCAATTCCTCGCTGAGGTGGGAAGTGAGGAAGTGCTTGCCCTTCGAACTCAAGATTTGCCTCACGCCACCTCCATGATCACGTATTCTGAAATCTTTTCCGCTTTGCGACGCCGTGTGCGAGAGCGATTTCTTCCTGCAGGGCATTATCGTACAGTCATAGATCTCTTTAAACGTGATTGGCCGGCGTTCGTTCGAGTCCAGCTCGATGAAGAAATTATTATGTTGTCTGCCAAGCTTATTGAACGACACCCACTCAGGACTCTGGATGCGATCCATCTTGCTTCCGTCCTCCAGCTTCAGCAATTGGTCGGCGAGCCCTCCCTACTTGTGTCTTCCGATAGTCAGCTGCTTCAGGCCGCCAGAGCCGAGAACGTAACCGTCCGTCATATTGCTCTCTAG
- a CDS encoding type II toxin-antitoxin system prevent-host-death family antitoxin, with amino-acid sequence MSTVGIKELKNRLTHYLRLTQKGEEVIVTDRGQPVAVIHHITSDQLVLTREGRLAQLAAQGKICLPSRKLATRLKPVPYKGPSAAQAVIEDRERAT; translated from the coding sequence ATGAGTACAGTCGGCATTAAAGAGCTGAAGAACCGTCTCACCCACTACTTGCGCCTGACCCAAAAAGGGGAGGAGGTGATCGTGACCGATAGGGGACAACCTGTTGCGGTGATTCACCACATCACCTCAGATCAACTGGTCTTGACCCGGGAAGGGCGGCTGGCCCAATTGGCTGCACAGGGTAAGATCTGTCTCCCTTCACGTAAATTGGCCACGCGACTCAAGCCTGTACCCTACAAGGGGCCTTCCGCGGCTCAAGCGGTGATCGAGGACCGTGAGCGCGCGACGTGA
- a CDS encoding protein-L-isoaspartate(D-aspartate) O-methyltransferase translates to MNTFNKLRQDMIDQQLVARGLHDQRVLHAINAVPREEFFATDLVEFAYRDSPLPIEASQTISQPYIVALMTAALELQPEDRVLEIGTGSGYAAAILGEIAQEVYTIERHKILVDTARTRLAELGYRNIQVLYGDGTLGWPEHAPYDAIVVTAGGPEVPQPLKDQLAIGGRLVIPVGSTLRTQKLIRLRRISEHEYQEEDMGGVRFVPLIGAAGWEDEAGHTPAREDFEASLPELIGQSSEHFASIKHVKLDHLMNRIGDSRLILLGEASHGTAEFYDMRARITRELIEQKGVNVIAVEADWPDAASIDHYIHGSSPDPFLKSQPFSRFPTWMWANHSVLNFLSWLKAHNDTIKDPHQQVGFYGLDLYSLYSSIEVVLDYLEKVDPKTAEVARVRYGCLMPWASDPAMYGRVTMTRQYRECEHEVLAMLKDLHKKRMEYSRADGERFFNAEQNARLVSNAERYYRTMYFAENSSWNQRDQHMFETLQSVLDFRGPDAKAVIWEHNSHVGDARATEMSARGEFNVGQLVRQAYGDAAYLIGFGTDHGTVAAASEWGGPMEIKQVRPSHPDSYEYLCHEVKADNFLLPLREPLKNITREKLLQERLERAIGVIYRPETELQSHYFYASLPHQFDEYIWFDETRAVEALTRETTKDMPDTFPFGL, encoded by the coding sequence ATGAACACGTTCAATAAGTTACGACAGGACATGATTGATCAGCAGTTAGTGGCTCGTGGCCTCCACGACCAAAGGGTGCTTCATGCCATCAACGCCGTCCCTCGTGAGGAATTCTTCGCCACAGACCTTGTTGAATTTGCCTATCGTGACTCGCCACTACCGATCGAAGCCAGCCAGACCATTTCTCAACCCTACATCGTGGCGTTGATGACTGCTGCGCTTGAATTACAACCGGAAGACCGCGTGTTGGAAATCGGGACGGGTTCCGGATATGCCGCGGCGATATTGGGGGAAATTGCTCAAGAAGTCTATACCATCGAACGACATAAAATACTCGTGGACACCGCACGCACACGCCTCGCGGAACTGGGTTATCGCAACATTCAGGTCCTGTATGGAGACGGAACCCTGGGATGGCCGGAACATGCCCCCTATGATGCCATTGTTGTCACCGCAGGCGGACCCGAAGTACCTCAACCCCTGAAAGACCAGTTGGCCATCGGTGGCCGTCTCGTGATCCCCGTGGGCTCGACCCTGCGCACACAAAAACTCATCCGGCTTCGACGCATAAGCGAGCATGAATATCAGGAAGAGGATATGGGCGGTGTACGTTTTGTCCCACTGATTGGCGCGGCTGGCTGGGAAGACGAAGCTGGGCATACACCCGCCAGGGAGGATTTCGAAGCAAGCCTACCCGAGTTGATTGGGCAATCGAGTGAACACTTTGCCAGCATTAAACATGTGAAGCTGGATCACCTCATGAACCGCATCGGTGATAGTCGCCTGATCTTGCTGGGTGAGGCCTCGCATGGCACCGCCGAGTTCTATGATATGCGTGCGCGAATCACGCGGGAATTAATTGAACAGAAGGGCGTGAATGTTATTGCGGTAGAAGCCGACTGGCCTGATGCAGCCTCTATCGATCATTATATTCATGGTTCCTCGCCCGATCCGTTCCTGAAAAGTCAGCCATTTTCCCGCTTCCCTACCTGGATGTGGGCTAATCATTCTGTCCTGAATTTCCTTTCCTGGTTAAAAGCCCATAATGACACCATTAAAGATCCTCATCAGCAGGTGGGTTTTTACGGATTGGATCTGTACAGCTTGTACAGCTCCATTGAAGTCGTCCTGGATTATCTGGAAAAAGTGGACCCGAAAACAGCAGAAGTGGCGCGGGTTCGCTATGGTTGCCTGATGCCATGGGCCAGTGATCCCGCAATGTATGGCCGCGTCACCATGACCAGACAGTACCGGGAATGCGAGCATGAAGTCCTGGCGATGCTGAAGGATTTGCACAAGAAGCGCATGGAATATTCCCGGGCAGACGGAGAACGCTTTTTCAACGCCGAACAAAATGCACGCCTGGTAAGTAATGCCGAACGCTATTATCGTACGATGTACTTTGCCGAAAATAGCTCCTGGAACCAGCGTGACCAGCACATGTTTGAAACCTTGCAGTCTGTTCTGGACTTCAGAGGCCCGGATGCCAAGGCCGTGATCTGGGAACATAATTCACATGTCGGTGACGCACGGGCCACGGAGATGAGTGCTCGTGGTGAGTTCAATGTCGGGCAACTGGTGCGGCAGGCATATGGCGATGCGGCCTATCTGATTGGCTTTGGCACCGACCATGGTACCGTTGCCGCGGCATCAGAATGGGGTGGCCCGATGGAAATCAAGCAGGTTCGTCCATCGCATCCAGACAGTTATGAATATCTGTGTCATGAAGTGAAGGCCGACAACTTTCTCCTACCTCTCAGGGAACCACTCAAGAACATCACCCGCGAAAAACTTCTGCAAGAAAGACTGGAACGCGCGATTGGGGTGATTTATCGGCCCGAAACCGAGTTGCAGAGCCATTATTTTTATGCTTCATTACCACACCAATTTGACGAATATATCTGGTTTGATGAGACGCGAGCTGTTGAAGCACTCACCAGAGAGACGACTAAAGATATGCCGGATACCTTCCCCTTTGGATTGTAA
- a CDS encoding N-acetyltransferase — protein sequence MSDKLQIRESVQGDVAAIESLYPEAFPDEDLVPLVRDLLQDAAIAISLIGTIDLLIVGHAIFTKCGMIGSGVKAALLGPLAVAPAWQRRGIGSAMVLAGLKRLEDADVNLVCVLGDPAYYGRLGFVPETLVEPPFHLPTEYSGAWQSQCLGGTTIPYDGKLSVPPQWLKPALWSP from the coding sequence ATGTCTGACAAACTTCAGATTCGCGAGAGTGTGCAAGGTGATGTCGCTGCAATTGAGTCATTATATCCCGAAGCGTTCCCGGACGAGGATCTGGTTCCGCTCGTGCGGGACCTTTTGCAGGATGCGGCAATTGCCATTTCGCTCATCGGGACGATTGACTTGTTGATTGTAGGACATGCCATCTTCACGAAATGCGGCATGATCGGAAGTGGCGTCAAAGCTGCCCTGCTCGGGCCACTCGCTGTCGCGCCAGCCTGGCAAAGACGTGGCATCGGGAGTGCAATGGTGCTTGCTGGCCTAAAACGGCTTGAAGACGCCGACGTAAACTTAGTATGTGTACTGGGTGACCCTGCATACTATGGCCGCCTTGGGTTTGTGCCAGAGACTCTTGTAGAGCCGCCATTCCACTTGCCAACTGAGTATAGCGGAGCATGGCAGTCACAATGCTTGGGCGGGACAACCATACCCTATGACGGAAAACTGTCCGTCCCTCCCCAGTGGCTCAAACCCGCCTTGTGGTCTCCTTAA
- a CDS encoding universal stress protein, producing MVRDKTLLVSVDGSDSSIRSVSYVAEMIGAREDFHVVLFHILPPIPPDLLEFGGAEDPATEQKLDATLKKEQAQWIEKAKQDAEPILDNAKTILYRIGVLPAMVSVVFSQSIHRPDIVGELIGTAHKQNCGTIVVGRESYSSFKEIFHHHVGEELAKKGQGFAVWVIA from the coding sequence ATGGTAAGGGATAAGACATTACTCGTCAGTGTCGACGGGTCAGATTCTTCCATTCGAAGCGTCTCCTACGTGGCTGAAATGATTGGGGCCCGTGAAGATTTTCATGTCGTGCTTTTTCACATCCTCCCCCCGATTCCTCCCGACCTTTTGGAATTCGGGGGCGCGGAAGATCCGGCAACCGAACAAAAGCTGGATGCGACCTTAAAAAAAGAGCAGGCTCAATGGATCGAGAAGGCAAAACAGGATGCGGAACCAATCTTAGATAACGCCAAGACGATTCTGTATCGGATTGGGGTATTACCCGCCATGGTCAGCGTCGTGTTTTCTCAATCCATCCACCGGCCGGATATTGTTGGTGAATTGATCGGGACAGCTCACAAACAGAATTGCGGAACCATCGTCGTTGGACGGGAATCGTACTCAAGCTTCAAAGAAATATTTCATCACCATGTGGGCGAAGAGCTGGCCAAAAAAGGGCAGGGCTTTGCCGTTTGGGTCATTGCCTGA